In a single window of the Agromyces sp. H17E-10 genome:
- a CDS encoding Na+/H+ antiporter NhaC family protein — translation MQDVGALALLPVVTILLVAVLTRRTLFAMLCGTVVGAVLLGGWGFFDSWIGYFGTAMADETLQWLMLVVVLFGILITLFERSGAVREFAAWAERFVNSRRKSTVLSFLLSIVLFVDDYLNVLTVGTSMKGVTDRYRVPRTELGTIMKMTAAPIAVVVPFSTWALFFAGLLEAQGVTVDGSGFGAYLQAIPFIFFGWIALVIAALVAFGVFPRLGALKKDAKRADETGDVFPAGTTEEERLAEGALPAVAEVGEFAAAGDGAERAVSAAPVAVATRAPEIAKPRPWNFLVPIAVMIAVTIFTEVDVLKGTVAALVVAIVMYTVQRRLDIKAVFDAAFDGVGSMLFVIVLTALAFMVQHMNIDLKLADFVIASTEPVMIGALLPAMVFLVCGVYAYATGSFWDLAAVITPIVIPLALAMDVNPIIAGAAVFSGAALGSTTCLYGDGIILASRSTGIKPLNLMTAILPYAAIAAALSLVGYLVVGFLGL, via the coding sequence ATGCAAGACGTCGGCGCGCTCGCGCTCCTCCCCGTCGTCACCATCCTGCTCGTCGCGGTGCTCACGCGACGCACCCTCTTCGCCATGCTCTGCGGCACCGTCGTCGGTGCCGTGCTGCTCGGCGGCTGGGGCTTCTTCGACTCCTGGATCGGCTACTTCGGCACCGCGATGGCCGACGAGACGCTGCAGTGGCTCATGCTCGTCGTCGTGCTCTTCGGCATCCTGATCACGCTCTTCGAGCGGTCGGGTGCGGTGCGCGAGTTCGCCGCGTGGGCCGAGCGCTTCGTCAACTCGCGGCGCAAGTCGACCGTGCTGAGCTTCCTGCTCAGCATCGTGCTGTTCGTCGACGACTACCTCAACGTGCTCACCGTCGGCACGTCGATGAAGGGCGTGACCGACCGCTACCGGGTGCCGCGCACCGAGCTCGGCACGATCATGAAGATGACCGCCGCGCCGATCGCCGTCGTCGTGCCGTTCTCGACGTGGGCGCTGTTCTTCGCGGGCCTCCTCGAGGCGCAGGGAGTCACGGTCGACGGCTCGGGCTTCGGCGCCTACCTGCAGGCGATCCCGTTCATCTTCTTCGGCTGGATCGCGCTCGTCATCGCCGCGCTCGTCGCATTCGGGGTGTTCCCGCGCCTCGGTGCGCTCAAGAAGGACGCCAAGCGCGCCGACGAGACGGGCGACGTCTTCCCGGCCGGAACGACCGAGGAGGAGCGCCTCGCCGAAGGCGCACTGCCGGCGGTCGCCGAGGTGGGCGAGTTCGCCGCCGCCGGCGACGGGGCCGAGCGCGCCGTGTCGGCAGCGCCCGTCGCGGTCGCCACCCGGGCACCGGAGATCGCGAAGCCGCGCCCGTGGAACTTCCTCGTGCCGATCGCCGTGATGATCGCCGTCACGATCTTCACCGAGGTCGACGTGCTGAAGGGCACGGTCGCCGCCCTCGTCGTCGCGATCGTCATGTACACGGTGCAGCGTCGCCTCGACATCAAGGCCGTCTTCGATGCCGCGTTCGACGGCGTCGGCAGCATGCTGTTCGTCATCGTGCTCACCGCGCTCGCGTTCATGGTGCAGCACATGAACATCGACCTGAAGCTCGCCGACTTCGTGATCGCCTCGACCGAGCCCGTCATGATCGGCGCGCTGCTGCCCGCCATGGTGTTCCTCGTGTGCGGCGTGTACGCCTACGCGACCGGGTCGTTCTGGGACCTGGCCGCGGTCATCACGCCGATCGTGATCCCGCTCGCGCTCGCGATGGACGTGAATCCGATCATCGCCGGTGCCGCCGTGTTCTCGGGCGCCGCCCTCGGGTCGACCACGTGCCTCTACGGCGACGGCATCATCCTCGCGTCGCGCTCGACCGGCATCAAGCCGCTCAACCTCATGACGGCGATCCTGCCGTACGCGGCGATCGCGGCCGCACTGAGCCTCGTCGGCTACCTCGTCGTCGGGTTCCTCGGGCTCTGA
- the ftsE gene encoding cell division ATP-binding protein FtsE encodes MIRFDSVTKSYPGQSRPALNDIGVEILRGEFVFLVGASGSGKSSFLRLILKEEKPTKGKIHVLGQDLGKISTRKVPYFRRDLGVVFQDFRLLPNKTVFENVAFTLRVIGKSRGFVQSAVPETLKLVGLDGKAKRMPHELSGGEQQRVAIARAIVNKPQILLADEPTGNLDPVTSAGIMTLLERINAGGTTVVMATHEAGIVDQMRRRVIELSAGDIVRDERSAGYDGQTVRDVDYVPEQGEPVQDVATDAERVAAAVPPAEAAAAAGTATAPAAAATKPAKAAKPAKAAKPSKGAKADPVEDAPAAPPVAPAPTMSATTAAAPKVTAEVMRDAEPLYVEPEATDEVTEAAAEITKAATGAIEVDPEKLVPKEKPDAEASAPMTLAERLGLRAPGGPREGDADQEVGPTK; translated from the coding sequence ATGATCCGCTTCGACTCCGTCACCAAGTCCTACCCCGGTCAATCGAGGCCCGCCCTGAACGACATCGGGGTCGAGATCCTGCGGGGCGAGTTCGTGTTCCTCGTCGGCGCCTCGGGCTCGGGCAAGTCGAGCTTCCTCCGGTTGATCCTCAAGGAGGAGAAGCCGACGAAGGGCAAGATCCACGTGCTCGGGCAGGACCTGGGCAAGATCTCGACCCGCAAGGTGCCGTACTTCCGTCGCGATCTCGGCGTCGTGTTCCAGGACTTCCGCCTGCTGCCGAACAAGACGGTCTTCGAGAACGTCGCGTTCACGCTGCGGGTCATCGGAAAGTCGCGCGGCTTCGTGCAATCGGCCGTGCCCGAGACGCTCAAGCTCGTCGGGCTCGACGGCAAGGCGAAGCGCATGCCGCACGAGCTCTCGGGCGGCGAGCAGCAGCGCGTCGCGATCGCGCGCGCGATCGTCAACAAGCCGCAGATCCTGCTCGCCGACGAGCCCACGGGCAACCTCGACCCCGTCACGAGCGCGGGCATCATGACGCTCCTCGAACGCATCAACGCGGGTGGCACGACGGTCGTCATGGCCACGCACGAGGCGGGCATCGTGGATCAGATGCGCCGCCGCGTCATCGAGCTGTCGGCGGGCGACATCGTGCGCGACGAGCGCAGCGCCGGCTACGACGGCCAGACGGTGCGCGACGTCGACTACGTGCCCGAGCAGGGCGAGCCGGTTCAGGATGTCGCGACCGACGCCGAGCGCGTGGCCGCCGCGGTTCCGCCCGCGGAGGCAGCCGCAGCCGCCGGCACCGCAACCGCTCCCGCTGCCGCTGCGACCAAGCCCGCGAAGGCGGCGAAGCCCGCCAAGGCGGCGAAGCCGTCGAAGGGCGCGAAGGCCGACCCGGTCGAAGACGCACCTGCGGCGCCCCCGGTCGCTCCCGCGCCCACGATGTCGGCCACCACCGCGGCCGCCCCCAAGGTCACGGCCGAGGTCATGCGCGACGCCGAACCCCTCTACGTCGAGCCCGAGGCGACCGACGAGGTCACCGAGGCCGCCGCCGAGATCACGAAGGCCGCGACCGGCGCCATCGAGGTCGACCCCGAGAAGCTCGTGCCGAAGGAGAAGCCCGACGCCGAGGCTTCCGCCCCCATGACGCTCGCCGAACGGCTCGGGCTCAGGGCACCGGGAGGCCCCCGGGAAGGCGACGCCGACCAGGAAGTGGGGCCCACCAAATGA
- the ftsX gene encoding permease-like cell division protein FtsX, whose product MRFGLVLREAANGLRRNITMVISVVLVTFISLTFVGTAALMQLQIAQMKGFWYDRAQVAVYLCTSMSTAAGCTDGEATEEQKAAVEAQLKSDTLKPFIDEFYFEDHEQAYENFQKQFEGTPSADYVTPDVLPEAFWVNLIDPSQSDVIVESLAGMPGVEQVVDQRKYLDPIFDALNAASYTAIAIAAIMLVAAALLIATTIRLSAFSRRRELGIMRLVGASNRFIQTPFVLEGVFAGLVGSLLAGGAVVAIVIFFVQGYLAKNLSLTFVDTSDALLVVPLLVVVGVLLAAVSAGIAIRRYLRV is encoded by the coding sequence ATGAGGTTCGGTCTCGTCCTGCGCGAGGCGGCCAACGGTCTGCGGCGCAACATCACGATGGTCATCTCCGTCGTGCTCGTCACGTTCATCTCCCTCACGTTCGTCGGCACGGCCGCGCTCATGCAGCTGCAGATCGCCCAGATGAAGGGCTTCTGGTACGACCGTGCGCAGGTCGCGGTGTACCTGTGCACGTCGATGTCGACGGCTGCGGGATGCACCGACGGAGAGGCCACCGAGGAGCAGAAGGCCGCCGTCGAGGCGCAGCTGAAGTCCGACACGCTCAAGCCGTTCATCGACGAGTTCTACTTCGAGGACCACGAGCAGGCGTACGAGAACTTCCAGAAGCAGTTCGAGGGCACGCCGTCGGCCGACTACGTGACACCCGACGTGCTGCCCGAGGCGTTCTGGGTCAACCTCATCGACCCGTCGCAGTCCGACGTCATCGTCGAGAGCCTCGCCGGAATGCCGGGGGTCGAGCAGGTGGTCGACCAACGCAAGTACCTCGATCCGATCTTCGACGCGCTCAACGCGGCGAGCTACACGGCGATCGCGATCGCGGCGATCATGCTCGTCGCGGCGGCGCTGCTCATCGCGACGACGATCCGGCTGTCGGCGTTCTCGCGACGGCGCGAGCTCGGCATCATGCGGCTCGTCGGCGCCTCGAACCGGTTCATCCAGACACCGTTCGTGCTCGAGGGCGTGTTCGCGGGACTCGTCGGGTCGTTGCTCGCCGGGGGTGCGGTCGTCGCGATCGTCATCTTCTTCGTGCAGGGGTACCTCGCGAAGAACCTGTCGCTCACGTTCGTCGACACGAGCGACGCGCTGCTCGTCGTACCCCTGCTCGTGGTGGTCGGCGTGCTGCTCGCGGCGGTCTCGGCGGGCATCGCGATCAGGCGCTACCTGCGGGTCTGA
- the smpB gene encoding SsrA-binding protein SmpB encodes MPRERGQKVVATNRKARHEYLIEDTYEAGLVLQGTEVKSLREGRASLVDGYAFIDGGEMWLDAVHIPEYTEGTWNNHAPRRKRKLLLHKQEIVKISHRIKDGGYTLIPLSIYFSDGRAKVELAIARGKREYDKRQALRERQDKREADRAMSSRRHLGE; translated from the coding sequence GTGCCCAGGGAACGCGGACAGAAGGTCGTCGCGACCAACCGCAAGGCGCGGCACGAATACCTCATCGAGGACACGTACGAGGCCGGCCTCGTGCTGCAGGGCACCGAAGTGAAGTCGCTGCGCGAGGGGCGTGCGTCGCTCGTCGACGGCTACGCGTTCATCGACGGCGGCGAGATGTGGCTCGACGCGGTGCACATCCCCGAGTACACCGAGGGCACGTGGAACAACCACGCACCCCGGCGCAAGCGCAAGCTGCTGCTGCACAAGCAGGAGATCGTGAAGATCAGCCACCGCATCAAGGACGGCGGGTACACCCTCATCCCGCTGTCGATCTACTTCAGCGACGGCCGGGCGAAGGTCGAGCTCGCGATCGCCCGAGGCAAGCGCGAGTACGACAAGCGCCAGGCGCTGCGCGAGCGGCAGGACAAGCGCGAGGCCGACCGCGCGATGTCGAGCCGGCGGCACCTGGGGGAGTGA
- a CDS encoding tyrosine-protein phosphatase, giving the protein MKTSMRIPVPGTYNFRDVGGLPARTGVVRGGVLYRSDGLFRLGDDGRAELRDLGVGIVIDLRDDNEARSMPDDLDGLDVEVLRLPVFEGSGASQGMAGISLEALYDRIVTQHASVVVSALREIASAGDRSVIVHCTAGKDRTGVVVALALLAVGVDREAVVDDYAQTESNLAGEWLEGMVAVVSKYGVPDTPELRTLMGGSPREAIEGVLDTIERAHGSVREYLLASGLHLGDLAALERLLIVAD; this is encoded by the coding sequence ATGAAGACGTCGATGCGCATCCCCGTTCCCGGCACGTACAACTTCCGCGACGTCGGCGGCCTGCCGGCACGCACGGGGGTCGTGCGCGGGGGCGTGCTCTACCGCTCCGACGGGCTGTTCCGGCTCGGTGACGACGGCAGGGCCGAGCTGCGCGACCTCGGCGTCGGCATCGTCATCGACCTGCGCGACGACAACGAGGCGCGCTCGATGCCCGACGACCTCGACGGGCTCGACGTCGAGGTGCTGCGCCTGCCCGTTTTCGAGGGGTCGGGCGCGTCGCAGGGCATGGCCGGCATCTCGCTCGAGGCGCTCTACGACCGCATCGTGACCCAGCATGCGAGCGTCGTGGTGTCGGCGCTCCGCGAGATCGCGAGCGCCGGCGATCGCTCGGTGATCGTGCACTGCACGGCCGGCAAGGATCGCACCGGCGTCGTGGTGGCGCTCGCGCTCCTCGCGGTCGGCGTCGATCGCGAAGCCGTCGTCGACGACTACGCGCAGACCGAGTCGAACCTCGCCGGGGAGTGGCTCGAAGGCATGGTCGCCGTCGTCTCGAAGTACGGCGTGCCCGACACCCCCGAACTGCGCACGCTCATGGGCGGCAGCCCGCGTGAGGCGATCGAAGGCGTGCTCGACACCATCGAGCGGGCGCACGGATCGGTGCGCGAGTACCTGCTCGCGTCGGGACTCCACCTCGGCGACCTCGCGGCGCTCGAACGGCTGCTCATCGTCGCCGACTGA
- a CDS encoding SIMPL domain-containing protein, giving the protein MATVIAVRGNAEERTDPELAAVTLTVGVSEPERDTALARTAQLRERVIAEIRDLDAAGALDSWAAGQLRIWSHRPWNNEGRQLPLVHQTSSEIEIVFTDLDRLGEWVSRVADAEGVDLNGVDWRLTEPTRRRVQELAQRAAVADAVAKARVYASALGLGTPTPVELADTGLLTAQPAPPAPRVGMKLAMASFDGGGADGAGTEFAPAELVVEASVDARFHAESA; this is encoded by the coding sequence ATGGCCACTGTCATCGCCGTTCGCGGCAACGCCGAGGAACGCACCGACCCCGAGCTCGCCGCCGTGACCCTGACGGTGGGCGTCTCCGAGCCCGAACGCGACACGGCGCTCGCGCGCACGGCGCAGCTGCGCGAGCGGGTCATCGCCGAGATCCGCGACCTCGACGCGGCCGGTGCACTCGACAGCTGGGCGGCGGGGCAGTTGCGGATCTGGTCGCATCGACCGTGGAACAACGAGGGCAGGCAGCTGCCGCTCGTGCACCAGACGAGTTCGGAGATCGAGATCGTGTTCACCGACCTCGACCGGCTCGGCGAGTGGGTCAGCCGCGTGGCCGACGCGGAGGGCGTCGACCTCAACGGCGTCGACTGGCGCCTCACCGAACCGACGCGCCGTCGGGTGCAGGAGCTGGCGCAGCGGGCCGCCGTCGCCGATGCGGTCGCGAAGGCCCGCGTCTACGCCTCGGCGCTCGGGCTCGGCACGCCGACGCCCGTCGAGCTCGCCGACACGGGGCTGCTCACGGCGCAGCCGGCACCGCCGGCACCGCGCGTCGGCATGAAGCTCGCCATGGCCTCGTTCGATGGCGGCGGCGCCGACGGCGCGGGCACGGAGTTCGCGCCCGCCGAGCTCGTGGTCGAGGCGTCCGTCGACGCGAGGTTCCACGCCGAATCGGCCTGA
- the mgrA gene encoding L-glyceraldehyde 3-phosphate reductase, with translation MPYLADLARYDRMPHRRSGRSGLQLPLLSLGLWQNFGDDRPLEAQRAIVRRAFDLGITHFDLANNYGPPYGAAEENFGRILASDFAPYRDEIVVSTKAGWDMWPGPHGVGGSRKYLVASLDRSLAALGLDYVDVFYHHRPDPGTPLEETAAALDQVVRQGKALYVGISSYSAEQSREMARLLAERGTPLTIHQPSYSMLNRWIETEGLLDAAAEEGFGVIGFTALAQGLLTGKYLGGIPEGSRAAGDGSLDRSMLSDETLERIRGLDAVARGRGQSLAQLALAWALRDERVTSLVVGASSVRQLEENVAAVDRLDFSTDELAEIDRFAGDAGIDLWADARGGGPLPELRP, from the coding sequence ATGCCGTACCTCGCCGACCTCGCCCGCTACGACCGCATGCCCCACCGCCGCTCGGGCCGATCGGGATTGCAGCTGCCGCTGCTCTCGCTCGGGCTCTGGCAGAACTTCGGCGACGACCGGCCGCTCGAGGCGCAGCGCGCGATCGTGCGCCGCGCCTTCGATCTCGGCATCACCCACTTCGACCTCGCGAACAACTACGGCCCGCCCTACGGTGCCGCCGAGGAGAACTTCGGGCGCATCCTCGCGAGCGACTTCGCACCCTATCGCGACGAGATCGTCGTCTCGACGAAGGCCGGCTGGGACATGTGGCCCGGTCCGCACGGGGTCGGCGGCAGCCGCAAGTACCTCGTCGCGAGCCTCGACCGCTCGCTCGCGGCCCTCGGCCTCGACTACGTCGACGTCTTCTACCACCACCGGCCCGACCCCGGCACGCCGCTCGAGGAGACGGCGGCGGCGCTCGACCAGGTAGTCCGCCAGGGCAAGGCGCTCTACGTCGGCATCTCGTCGTACTCGGCCGAACAGAGCCGCGAGATGGCTCGCCTGCTCGCCGAGCGTGGCACGCCGCTCACCATCCACCAGCCGTCGTACTCGATGCTCAACCGCTGGATCGAGACCGAGGGCCTCCTCGATGCCGCCGCCGAGGAGGGCTTCGGCGTCATCGGGTTCACGGCGCTCGCGCAGGGTCTCCTGACCGGCAAGTACCTCGGCGGCATTCCCGAGGGCTCGCGCGCGGCGGGCGACGGCTCCCTCGACCGCTCGATGCTCTCCGACGAGACGCTCGAGCGCATCCGCGGGCTCGACGCCGTCGCGCGTGGTCGCGGCCAGTCGCTCGCGCAGCTCGCACTCGCCTGGGCGCTCCGCGACGAGCGGGTGACGAGCCTCGTGGTCGGAGCGTCGAGCGTGCGACAGCTCGAGGAGAACGTCGCAGCGGTCGACCGGCTCGACTTCTCGACAGACGAGCTCGCCGAGATCGACCGGTTCGCGGGCGACGCGGGCATCGACCTGTGGGCCGACGCGCGGGGTGGCGGGCCGCTGCCCGAGCTGCGTCCCTGA
- a CDS encoding LysR family transcriptional regulator has translation MVDPHRLQVFRTVVATGSINQAAMRLGYTSSAVSQHVSALQRETGLTLVERRGRGIVPTSAGIAVAERARRVLDHLADFDGAIDDLRAGRSGTLHIGSFMSANRAWMPPVIADLARRHPDLRLELTMVERRGQHAGDPDLELYIAESVRGDRDPAVAEGSPDGYDLEELRTEGYVVVLPSTHPLASRAEVALADLESEPWIDNDDEHGPCREIVLAACAAVGFVPQFRLQAPDYASAFDYVEHGVGVTVLPRLGAIDLPSTVVMRPISDEAARRRIMLRVKRSMRTNPAVQRAVELLRTAAARG, from the coding sequence ATGGTCGATCCCCACCGACTGCAGGTCTTCCGCACGGTCGTCGCCACCGGCTCCATCAACCAGGCGGCGATGCGTCTCGGCTACACATCCTCGGCAGTGAGCCAGCACGTCAGCGCCCTGCAACGCGAGACCGGCCTCACGCTCGTCGAACGGCGCGGGCGCGGCATCGTGCCGACCTCAGCGGGCATCGCGGTGGCCGAGCGGGCGCGACGCGTGCTCGACCATCTGGCCGACTTCGACGGCGCGATCGACGATCTCCGCGCCGGTCGCAGCGGCACCCTGCACATCGGCAGCTTCATGTCGGCGAACCGGGCGTGGATGCCGCCCGTCATCGCCGATCTCGCACGACGGCACCCCGACCTGCGGCTCGAGCTCACGATGGTCGAGCGGCGCGGGCAGCATGCGGGCGATCCCGATCTCGAGCTCTACATCGCGGAGTCGGTGCGCGGCGACCGCGACCCGGCGGTCGCCGAGGGGTCCCCCGACGGCTACGACCTCGAAGAGCTGCGCACCGAGGGTTACGTCGTCGTGCTCCCGTCGACGCATCCGCTCGCCTCGCGCGCGGAGGTCGCCCTCGCCGACCTCGAGTCGGAGCCGTGGATCGACAACGACGACGAGCACGGACCCTGTCGTGAGATCGTGCTCGCCGCGTGCGCGGCGGTCGGGTTCGTTCCGCAGTTCCGGCTGCAGGCGCCCGACTACGCGAGTGCGTTCGACTACGTCGAGCACGGGGTCGGGGTCACGGTGCTGCCGCGCCTCGGGGCGATCGACCTGCCGTCGACGGTCGTGATGCGCCCGATCTCCGACGAGGCGGCCCGGCGCCGCATCATGCTGCGCGTGAAGCGCTCGATGCGCACCAACCCCGCCGTGCAGCGCGCCGTCGAGCTCCTGCGCACTGCCGCCGCGCGGGGGTGA
- a CDS encoding DMT family transporter, with amino-acid sequence MPTTDLTQPTNAPTPSTPTPPTPTTAAPTNRWKVLAAMLVVLVLWASAFIAIRFVGDDLSPGPLALGRQVVGTAALVVVALIRRPPLPRGRTLALVALYGVLWFAGYTLVLNLAERHLDAGTAAMLVNVAPLIVAVAAGAFLKEGFPRSLVVGMLVAFAGVVLIATGGVGNHADVLGIVLGLLAALLYALGVLVQKVALRDADALSATWLGCAVGAAALLPFAPQAVGELGSAPAPAVWAMVYLGIFPSAVAFLLWAYVLKRSPAGVTASATLAVPAIVVILGWVLLGELPTTLGMVGGALCLIGVAWSRRPARPRRG; translated from the coding sequence GTGCCGACCACCGACCTCACCCAGCCGACCAACGCGCCCACGCCGTCGACGCCCACGCCGCCGACGCCGACGACCGCAGCACCGACGAACCGGTGGAAGGTGCTCGCGGCCATGCTCGTCGTGCTCGTCCTCTGGGCCTCGGCGTTCATCGCGATCCGCTTCGTCGGCGACGATCTCTCGCCCGGGCCGCTTGCGCTCGGCCGGCAGGTCGTCGGCACCGCGGCGCTCGTCGTGGTCGCGCTGATCCGTCGCCCGCCACTGCCGCGCGGGCGCACGCTCGCGCTCGTCGCTCTGTACGGGGTGCTCTGGTTCGCGGGCTACACGCTCGTGCTCAACCTCGCCGAACGGCACCTCGACGCGGGCACCGCGGCCATGCTCGTGAACGTCGCCCCGCTGATCGTTGCCGTGGCTGCCGGCGCCTTCCTCAAGGAGGGGTTCCCCCGGTCGCTCGTCGTCGGCATGCTCGTCGCGTTCGCGGGCGTCGTGCTCATCGCGACGGGGGGCGTCGGCAACCACGCCGACGTGCTCGGCATCGTGCTCGGGCTGCTCGCCGCGCTGCTCTACGCGCTCGGCGTGCTCGTGCAGAAGGTGGCGCTGCGCGACGCCGATGCGCTGAGCGCCACGTGGCTCGGCTGCGCCGTCGGTGCCGCGGCGCTGCTGCCGTTCGCGCCCCAAGCGGTGGGCGAACTCGGTTCGGCGCCCGCGCCCGCGGTCTGGGCGATGGTCTACCTCGGCATCTTCCCGTCGGCGGTGGCGTTCCTGCTCTGGGCGTATGTGCTGAAGCGCAGCCCGGCCGGCGTCACCGCGTCGGCGACCCTCGCGGTGCCGGCGATCGTCGTGATCCTCGGCTGGGTGCTGCTCGGGGAGCTTCCGACGACCCTCGGCATGGTCGGCGGCGCCCTGTGCCTCATCGGCGTCGCCTGGAGCCGCAGGCCGGCACGGCCGCGTCGCGGTTGA
- a CDS encoding LLM class flavin-dependent oxidoreductase, which translates to MEFVVFTEPQQGASYDEQLAQARAAERLGFDGWFRSDHFLRMGDGDPQPGPTDSWVTLAGLARETERIRLGTGWFAEEHTAYGIPFPPKRFGLLEEQLEVVTGLWSAPAGSTFDYTGEHYTLAGAPALPKPVQSRVPVIIGGAGPSRTPQIAARFATEFNLGFRSEDEIAAAFERVRRACEDIDRDPATMRTSVALPTVVAENDADYLRRLAAIDEDPDEFAEVNIAGTPAAAIEKIGRLRELGADRVYLQLVDVRDLDHLELIGTEVLPALR; encoded by the coding sequence ATGGAGTTCGTCGTCTTCACCGAGCCCCAGCAGGGCGCGAGCTATGACGAGCAGCTCGCCCAGGCGCGCGCCGCCGAGCGGCTCGGGTTCGACGGCTGGTTCCGGTCCGACCACTTCCTGCGCATGGGCGACGGCGATCCGCAGCCGGGCCCCACCGACTCCTGGGTGACGCTCGCGGGCCTCGCCCGCGAGACCGAGCGCATCCGACTCGGCACGGGCTGGTTCGCCGAGGAGCACACGGCCTACGGCATCCCGTTCCCGCCGAAGCGCTTCGGCCTGCTCGAGGAGCAGCTGGAGGTCGTCACGGGTCTCTGGTCGGCCCCGGCCGGCTCGACGTTCGACTACACGGGCGAGCACTACACGCTCGCGGGCGCCCCCGCACTGCCGAAGCCCGTGCAGTCGCGCGTGCCGGTCATCATCGGCGGCGCCGGCCCCAGCCGCACCCCGCAGATCGCGGCCCGCTTCGCGACCGAGTTCAACCTCGGCTTCCGCTCGGAGGACGAGATCGCCGCCGCCTTCGAGCGCGTACGTCGCGCCTGCGAGGACATCGATCGCGACCCGGCCACCATGCGCACCTCGGTCGCCCTGCCGACGGTCGTCGCCGAGAACGACGCCGACTACCTGCGACGCCTGGCGGCGATCGACGAGGACCCCGACGAGTTCGCCGAGGTCAACATCGCCGGTACGCCGGCCGCGGCGATCGAGAAGATCGGGCGCCTGCGCGAGCTCGGCGCCGATCGCGTGTACCTGCAGCTCGTCGACGTGCGCGACCTCGACCACCTCGAGCTCATCGGCACCGAGGTGCTGCCGGCGCTCCGTTGA
- a CDS encoding inositol monophosphatase family protein: protein MTEPVDSTTPDLAADLALALELADLADAVAIAKFRAVDLDVSTKPDRTFVTEADLAVERAIRERLAEARPADGILGEEFGTSGDTARQWIIDPIDGTSNFMRGVPVWGALISLAIDGVPVVGVASSPAMGRRWWGSRGAGAFTTDAPGQAPRRIAVSAVADLADASLSFQSIAQWRDAGYLDRLLALAERVWRDRAYGDLWSYMLLAEGLIDVTGEFDVKPYDLAALVPIVEEAGGRFTSITGEPGPWHGSALATNGRLHDVVLDALREQA, encoded by the coding sequence GTGACCGAACCCGTCGACTCCACCACTCCAGATCTCGCCGCCGACCTCGCGCTCGCCCTCGAACTGGCCGACCTCGCCGACGCGGTGGCGATCGCGAAGTTCCGCGCCGTCGACCTCGACGTGTCGACGAAGCCCGACCGCACGTTCGTGACCGAGGCCGACCTCGCCGTCGAGCGCGCGATCCGCGAGCGGCTCGCCGAGGCGCGCCCGGCCGACGGCATCCTCGGCGAGGAGTTCGGCACCTCGGGCGACACGGCCCGGCAGTGGATCATCGACCCGATCGACGGCACCTCCAACTTCATGCGCGGCGTGCCCGTGTGGGGCGCGCTCATCTCGCTCGCGATCGACGGCGTCCCGGTCGTCGGCGTCGCCTCCTCTCCCGCGATGGGGCGCCGCTGGTGGGGCTCGCGCGGTGCGGGCGCATTCACCACGGATGCCCCGGGGCAGGCACCGCGCCGCATCGCCGTGTCGGCCGTCGCCGACCTCGCCGACGCGTCGCTCAGCTTCCAGAGCATCGCGCAGTGGCGCGACGCCGGCTACCTCGACCGCCTGCTGGCCCTCGCCGAGCGCGTGTGGCGCGACCGCGCCTACGGCGACCTGTGGTCGTACATGCTGCTCGCGGAGGGACTCATCGACGTCACGGGCGAGTTCGACGTCAAGCCCTACGACCTCGCGGCGCTCGTGCCGATCGTCGAAGAGGCGGGCGGCCGGTTCACGTCGATCACGGGCGAACCGGGGCCGTGGCACGGCTCGGCACTCGCGACCAACGGTCGGCTGCACGACGTCGTGCTCGACGCGCTGCGCGAGCAGGCGTGA